One stretch of Halichoerus grypus chromosome 10, mHalGry1.hap1.1, whole genome shotgun sequence DNA includes these proteins:
- the MPV17 gene encoding mitochondrial inner membrane protein Mpv17 isoform X3, whose translation MALWRAYQRALTVHPWKVQVLTAGSLMGLGDTISQQLVEKRGLRGHQAGRTLIMVSLGCGFVGGFAPCFLGCFLPLVGALNGLSAQDNWAKLRRDYPDALVTNYYLWPAVQLGNFYLVPLHYRLAVVQCVAVIWNSYLSWKAHSF comes from the exons ATGGCACTCTGGCGGGCATACCAGCGAGCCCTGACCGTTCACCCGTGGAAGGTACAGGTCCTGACAGCTG GGTCCCTGATGGGCCTGGGTGACACTATCTCACAGCAGCTGGTGGAGAAGCGAGGTCTGCGGGGACACCAGGCTGGCCGGACCCTGATCATGGTCTCCCTGGGCTGTGGCTTTGTG GGGGGCTTTGCCCCATGTTTTCTGGGCTGTTTCCTCCCACTGGTAGGAGCACTCAATGGCCTGTCAGCCCAAGACAACTGGGCCAAGCTACGGCGG GACTATCCCGACGCCCTTGTCACCAACTACTAC CTCTGGCCTGCTGTGCAGTTAGGCAACTTCTACCTGGTCCCCCTTCATTACAG GTTGGCTGTTGTCCAGTGTGTCGCGGTCATCTGGAACTCCTACCTGTCGTGGAAGGCCCACTCGTTCTAG
- the MPV17 gene encoding mitochondrial inner membrane protein Mpv17 isoform X4, whose protein sequence is MGLGDTISQQLVEKRGLRGHQAGRTLIMVSLGCGFVGPVVGGWYRVLDRLIPGTTKVDALKKMLLDQGGFAPCFLGCFLPLVGALNGLSAQDNWAKLRRDYPDALVTNYYLWPAVQLGNFYLVPLHYRLAVVQCVAVIWNSYLSWKAHSF, encoded by the exons ATGGGCCTGGGTGACACTATCTCACAGCAGCTGGTGGAGAAGCGAGGTCTGCGGGGACACCAGGCTGGCCGGACCCTGATCATGGTCTCCCTGGGCTGTGGCTTTGTG GGCCCTGTAGTAGGAGGCTGGTACAGGGTTTTGGACCGCCTCATCCCCGGCACCACCAAGGTAGATGCACTAAAGAAGATGCTGTTGGATCAG GGGGGCTTTGCCCCATGTTTTCTGGGCTGTTTCCTCCCACTGGTAGGAGCACTCAATGGCCTGTCAGCCCAAGACAACTGGGCCAAGCTACGGCGG GACTATCCCGACGCCCTTGTCACCAACTACTAC CTCTGGCCTGCTGTGCAGTTAGGCAACTTCTACCTGGTCCCCCTTCATTACAG GTTGGCTGTTGTCCAGTGTGTCGCGGTCATCTGGAACTCCTACCTGTCGTGGAAGGCCCACTCGTTCTAG
- the MPV17 gene encoding mitochondrial inner membrane protein Mpv17 isoform X2, whose protein sequence is MAGGAPRPGAVHLEKGLLTDGQLSGSPRVISLSPLPLQPRRPVGWKSGAAGRKGRGLRRKSCAGRVTWEGQDANAGSLMGLGDTISQQLVEKRGLRGHQAGRTLIMVSLGCGFVGPVVGGWYRVLDRLIPGTTKVDALKKMLLDQGGFAPCFLGCFLPLVGALNGLSAQDNWAKLRRDYPDALVTNYYLWPAVQLGNFYLVPLHYRLAVVQCVAVIWNSYLSWKAHSF, encoded by the exons ATGGCAGGCGGGGCACCGAGACCCGGCGCGGTCCACTTGGAAAAGGGGTTGCTCACAGACGGACAGCTGAGCGGTTCTCCACGAGTTATTTCGCTCAGTCCACTCCCACTCCAGCCTCGGCGGCCCGTGGGGTGGAAATCGGGGGCAGCCGGGCGGAAGGGGCGGGGCTTGCGGCGGAAGTCCTGCGCAGGTCGGGTCACGTGGGAGGGGCAGGACGCAAACGCAG GGTCCCTGATGGGCCTGGGTGACACTATCTCACAGCAGCTGGTGGAGAAGCGAGGTCTGCGGGGACACCAGGCTGGCCGGACCCTGATCATGGTCTCCCTGGGCTGTGGCTTTGTG GGCCCTGTAGTAGGAGGCTGGTACAGGGTTTTGGACCGCCTCATCCCCGGCACCACCAAGGTAGATGCACTAAAGAAGATGCTGTTGGATCAG GGGGGCTTTGCCCCATGTTTTCTGGGCTGTTTCCTCCCACTGGTAGGAGCACTCAATGGCCTGTCAGCCCAAGACAACTGGGCCAAGCTACGGCGG GACTATCCCGACGCCCTTGTCACCAACTACTAC CTCTGGCCTGCTGTGCAGTTAGGCAACTTCTACCTGGTCCCCCTTCATTACAG GTTGGCTGTTGTCCAGTGTGTCGCGGTCATCTGGAACTCCTACCTGTCGTGGAAGGCCCACTCGTTCTAG
- the MPV17 gene encoding mitochondrial inner membrane protein Mpv17 isoform X1: protein MALWRAYQRALTVHPWKVQVLTAGSLMGLGDTISQQLVEKRGLRGHQAGRTLIMVSLGCGFVGPVVGGWYRVLDRLIPGTTKVDALKKMLLDQGGFAPCFLGCFLPLVGALNGLSAQDNWAKLRRDYPDALVTNYYLWPAVQLGNFYLVPLHYRLAVVQCVAVIWNSYLSWKAHSF from the exons ATGGCACTCTGGCGGGCATACCAGCGAGCCCTGACCGTTCACCCGTGGAAGGTACAGGTCCTGACAGCTG GGTCCCTGATGGGCCTGGGTGACACTATCTCACAGCAGCTGGTGGAGAAGCGAGGTCTGCGGGGACACCAGGCTGGCCGGACCCTGATCATGGTCTCCCTGGGCTGTGGCTTTGTG GGCCCTGTAGTAGGAGGCTGGTACAGGGTTTTGGACCGCCTCATCCCCGGCACCACCAAGGTAGATGCACTAAAGAAGATGCTGTTGGATCAG GGGGGCTTTGCCCCATGTTTTCTGGGCTGTTTCCTCCCACTGGTAGGAGCACTCAATGGCCTGTCAGCCCAAGACAACTGGGCCAAGCTACGGCGG GACTATCCCGACGCCCTTGTCACCAACTACTAC CTCTGGCCTGCTGTGCAGTTAGGCAACTTCTACCTGGTCCCCCTTCATTACAG GTTGGCTGTTGTCCAGTGTGTCGCGGTCATCTGGAACTCCTACCTGTCGTGGAAGGCCCACTCGTTCTAG
- the GTF3C2 gene encoding general transcription factor 3C polypeptide 2: MDTCGVGCVALGEAGPVGNMTVVVSPGQEVLNQLDVKASSETTSAEASIEMSLPTPLPGFEDSLDERRLPAEQESLSRLEQQDLSSEMSKVSKPRASKPGRKRGGSTRKGPKRPQQPNPPSAPLVPGLLDQSNPLSAPMPKKRGRRSKAELLLLKLSKDLDQPESPPPKRPPEDFETPPGERPRRRAAQVALLYLQELAEELSTALPAPVSCPESPKVSSPAKPKKNRQQAACQGGEEEDDTARDEDFVLQVEAEDGDESEGPSESSSDPEPVVPQSTPRGSTSGKQKPHCRGMAPNGLPNHIMAPVWKCLHLTKDLREQKHSYWEFAEWIPLAWKWHLLSELEAAPYLPQEEKSPLFSVQREGLPEDGTLYRINRFSSITAHPERWDVSFFTGGPLWALDWCPVPEGAAASQYVALFSSPDMNETHPLSQLHSGPGLLQVWGLGTLQQESCPGNRAHFVYGIACDHGCIWDLKFCPSGAWELPGTPRKAPLLPRLGLLALACSDGKVLLFSLPHPEALLAQQSPDAMKPAIYKVQCVATLQVGSMQASDPSECGQCLSLAWMPTRPHHHLAAGYYNGMVVFWNLPTNSPLQRIRLSDGSLKLYPFQCFLAHDQAVRTLQWCKANSHFLVSAGSDRKIKFWDLRRPYEPINSIKRFLSTELAWLLPYNGVTVAQDNCYASYGLCGIHYIDAGYLGFKAYFTAPRKGTVWSLSGSDWLGTIAAGDISGELIAAILPDMALNPINVKRPVERRFPIYKADLMPYQDSPEGRDHSSTSSEAPNPPKARTYAETVNHHYLLFQDTDLGSFHDLLHREPMLRMQEGEGHSQLCLDRLQLEAIHKVRFSPNLDSYGWLVSGGQSGLVRIHFVRGLTSPLGHRMQLESRAHFSAMFQPSSPIKGPGFPPTSHRLLPGP; encoded by the exons ATGGATACCTGCGGGGTCGGCTGTGTTGCCCTGGGGGAGGCCGGCCCCGTGGGGAACATGACTGTGGTAGTCTCTCCTGGACAAGAGGTGCTAAATCAGCTTGATGTCAAGGCCTCTTCAGAAACAACTAGTGCTGAGGCTTCCATAGAGATGTCTTTACCTACACCTTTGCCTGGATTTGAGGATTCTCTTGATGAGAGGAGGCTCCCTGCAGAACAAGAAAGCCTCTCCAGACTTGAACAGCAAG ATCTTTCTTCAGAGATGTCAAAGGTCTCAAAGCCTAGGGCCTCAAAGCCTGGCCGGAAGAGAGGTGGTAGCACACGGAAAGGCCCCAAAAGGCCCCAACAACCTAATCCTCCATCAGCCCCTCTGGTTCCTGGTCTCTTAGATCAATCCAACCCTCTGTCCGCCCCCATGCCTAAGAAACGAGGTCGAAGGTCCAAGGCAGAGCTGCTACTGCTGAAGTTGTCCAAAGACCTAGATCAGCCAGAGTCTCCACCTCCAAAGAGGCCCCCTGAGGACTTTGAGACCCCTCCTGGGGAACGACCCCGCCGAAGGGCTGCCCAAGT GGCACTTCTGTACCTTCAGGAACTGGCTGAAGAGCTCTCAACGGCCCTGCCCGCTCCAGTGTCCTGTCCTGAGAGCCCCAAGGTGAGCAGCCCCGCCAAACCGAAGAAAAACCGGCAGCAGGCAGCCTGTCAAGGTGGAGAAGAAGAAGATGACACTGCACGGGATGAAGACTTCGTTCTCCAGGTTGAGGCTGAAGATGGAGATGAAAGCGAGGGCCCAAGCGAGAGCTCCTCTGACCCTGAGCCTGTGGTGCCTCAAAGCACCCCACGAGGATCCACTTCAGGG AAGCAGAAGCCACACTGCCGGGGAATGGCTCCCAATGGCTTACCGAATCACATCATGGCTCCTGTTTGGAAGTGCCTCCATCTCACCAAGGACCT CCGAGAGCAGAAGCATTCATACTGGGAGTTTGCAGAATGGATTCCGTTGGCCTGGAAGTGGCACTTGTTATCTGAACT TGAGGCGGCTCCCTACCTGCCCCAGGAAGAGAAGTCTCCACTGTTTTCTGTCCAGCGTGAAGGACTTCCTGAGGACGGCACACTCTACCGAATAAACAG ATTTAGCTCGATCACAGCACACCCAGAGCGCTGGGATGTGTCCTTCTTCACGGGGGGGCCCCTCTGGGCTCTGGACTGGTGTCCGGTGCCAGAGGGGGCGGCAGCTTCGCAGTATGTGGCCCTTTTCTCCAGCCCTGACATGAATGAGACACACCCACTGAGCCAGCTTCATTCGGGTCCTGGGCTGCTCCAAGTCTGGGGCCTTGGGACCTTGCAACAGGAAAGCTg TCCTGGCAACAGGGCTCACTTTGTCTATGGGATTGCTTGTGACCACGGCTGCATCTGGGACCTCAAGTTCTGCCCCAGTGGAGCATGGGAACTTCCAGGCACCCCTCGGAAG GCTCCTCTCCTGCCCAGGTTGGGCCTCTTGGCTCTTGCCTGCTCCGACGGGAAGGTGCTGCTGTTCAGTCTGCCCCATCCGGAGGCCCTGCTGGCTCAGCAGTCCCCAG ATGCAATGAAGCCCGCCATCTATAAG GTACAATGTGTGGCAACCCTTCAGGTAGGGTCTATGCAAGCCTCGGACCCCTCGGAGTGCGGTCAGTGCCTTAGCCTGGCCTGGATGCCCACCCGGCCCCATCACCACCTGGCTGCTGGCTACTATAATG GCATGGTGGTTTTCTGGAACCTTCCGACTAACTCACCCCTGCAGCGGATACGGCTCTCTGACGGCTCCTTGAAGCTCTACCCCTTCCAGTGTTTCCTAGCCCATGACCAGGCTGTGCGTACCCTTCAGTGGTGCAAAGCTAACAG TCATTTCCTCGTCTCTGCGGGGAGTGACCGCAAAATAAAATTCTGGGACCTTCGACGACCGTATGAACCCATAAACTCTATCAAGCGCTTCTTGAGCACAGAGCTGGCCTGGCTGCTCCCCTACAATGGTGTCACCGTGGCTCAGGACAACTGCTATGCCTC TTATGGACTTTGTGGGATTCATTATATTGATGCTGGTTACCTTGGTTTCAAGGCCTATTTCACTGCTCCTCGAAAAGGCACTGTCTGG AGTCTTTCAGGATCTGACTGGCTTGGGACAATCGCCGCAGGAGATATATCCGGGGAGCTCATCGCAGCCATATTGCCTGATATGGCACTGAACCCAATAAATGTCAAGCGACCTGTAGAGAGAAGATTC CCTATATATAAAGCAGATCTGATGCCGTATCAGGACAGCCCTGAAGGTCGAGACCATTCTTCTACTTCATCTGAGGCCCCCAACCCTCCCAAAGCTCGAACTTATGCTGAAACTGTCAACCATCACTACTTGCTCTTTCAAGACACAGATTTG ggttCCTTCCACGATCTCCTCCACAGGGAGCCAATGCTGCGCatgcaggaaggagaggggcatTCGCAGCTCTGCCTGGACCGGCTGCAGCTAGAGGCTATTCACAAG GTCCGCTTCAGCCCAAACCTGGATTCCTATGGATGGCTGGTATCTGGGGGACAGTCTGGGCTGGTTCGGATCCATTTTGTCCGTGGACTCACCTCACCCCTGGGCCACCGTATGCAGCTTGAGAGTCGAGCCCACTTCAGTGCTATGTTCCAGCCGTCCTCCCCAATTAAAGGGCCTGGCTTCCCTCCAACCAGCCATCGCCTTTTGCCCGGTCCCTAG
- the UCN gene encoding urocortin produces MKPGGRAALLVALLLLAQQRPGSSRWSPEAAAAGVRDPSLRWSPGERNQDGGARALLLLLAERFPRRAGPGRWRSRTAGERPRRDDPPLSIDLTFHLLRTLLELARTQSQRERAEQNRIIFESVGK; encoded by the coding sequence ATGAAGCCGGGGGGACGCGCGGCGCTGCTGGTGGCGCTGCTGCTCCTGGCACAGCAGCGCCCGGGGAGCAGCCGGTGGAgcccggaggcggcggcggccggggtcCGGGACCCGAGTCTGCGCTGGAGCCCCGGGGAGCGGAACCAGGACGGCGGGGCCCGCGCGCTGCTCTTGCTGCTGGCCGAGCGCTTCCCGCGCCGCGCGGGGCCCGGCCGGTGGAGATCCCGGACCGCGGGCGAGCGGCCGAGACGGGACGACCCTCCGCTGTCCATTGATCTCACCTTCCACCTGCTGCGGACCCTGCTGGAGCTGGCGCGGACACAGAGCCAGCGGGAGCGCGCCGAGCAGAACCGCATCATATTCGAGTCGGTGGGCAAGTGA